One segment of Gemmatimonadota bacterium DNA contains the following:
- a CDS encoding lysophospholipid acyltransferase family protein, which yields MLNVPTLGPNVPRRGNAISRGLSHLALRLSGWRIEGEMPNESKFVIIVAPHTSNWDFFIGVMVMFALDLRGTFLGKHTIFREPLGSLMRWLGGVPVNRAASHDMVAQTVGYFESRPHMVLALSPEGTRKKLPAWRTGFYHVARGARVPIVPVSFDFPKRLVRIYPAFTVTGDQSADLAVLRSHFDASMARHPAKY from the coding sequence ATGCTGAACGTCCCGACCCTCGGCCCCAACGTCCCGCGCCGCGGCAACGCCATCTCGCGCGGCCTGTCGCACCTCGCACTCCGCCTCTCAGGATGGCGCATCGAGGGCGAAATGCCCAACGAGTCGAAGTTCGTGATCATCGTGGCCCCGCACACGTCCAACTGGGATTTTTTCATTGGCGTCATGGTGATGTTCGCCCTTGACCTGCGCGGTACTTTCCTCGGCAAGCACACCATCTTTCGCGAGCCGCTCGGCTCGCTGATGCGGTGGCTGGGTGGGGTGCCGGTCAATCGGGCGGCATCGCATGACATGGTCGCACAGACCGTGGGCTATTTCGAGAGCCGCCCACATATGGTGCTGGCGCTCTCCCCCGAGGGAACGCGCAAGAAGCTTCCCGCCTGGCGCACCGGCTTTTATCACGTCGCGCGCGGCGCGCGCGTGCCCATCGTGCCGGTGTCGTTCGATTTTCCAAAGCGCCTCGTGCGGATCTATCCCGCCTTCACCGTCACTGGTGATCAATCCGCCGACCTTGCGGTGCTCCGTTCCCATTTTGACGCCAGCATGGCCAGGCATCCGGCCAAGTACTAA
- a CDS encoding alpha/beta fold hydrolase has protein sequence MPTLQIDGRKIYVEDSGGSGEPVVFCHGLLFSSRMFEAQVRELSPSYRCVAYDLPGHGQSGDATGHAYSIEQAYTDSVALIEQMGLGPCHFVGLSMGGFVGMRIAARRRDLLRTLTVLESSAEPEPASNVPKYRRLALVAGWLGPWAVIGPVMPILFSQTFLNDPTRTAKRERWRAELRRNRRAVVRSVHGVIERAGITDELPGITTPTLIMVGEEDVATTPEKAERIHALIPRSGLIRIPGAGHSSTIEQPEMVNRALLDFFAANR, from the coding sequence ATGCCAACACTGCAAATTGACGGTCGGAAGATTTATGTGGAGGACAGCGGCGGTTCAGGTGAGCCGGTGGTGTTCTGTCACGGACTCCTCTTTTCGTCGCGCATGTTCGAGGCGCAGGTGCGCGAGCTTTCGCCGTCGTACCGCTGTGTGGCCTACGACCTCCCGGGTCACGGTCAGAGCGGTGACGCCACGGGGCACGCGTACAGCATTGAGCAGGCGTACACCGACAGCGTGGCGCTCATTGAGCAAATGGGGCTCGGGCCCTGCCATTTTGTGGGCCTTTCGATGGGCGGCTTTGTGGGGATGCGCATTGCCGCGCGCCGCCGCGACCTGCTCCGCACGCTCACCGTGTTGGAGTCGTCCGCGGAGCCGGAGCCAGCGTCCAATGTGCCAAAGTACCGGCGGCTCGCGCTCGTGGCTGGTTGGCTCGGCCCGTGGGCGGTCATCGGCCCGGTGATGCCGATTCTGTTCAGTCAGACCTTCCTGAACGATCCCACCCGCACCGCTAAACGCGAACGCTGGCGGGCGGAGTTACGGCGCAATCGCCGTGCGGTGGTGCGGTCCGTGCATGGGGTGATTGAGCGCGCCGGGATCACCGATGAACTGCCTGGCATTACCACGCCCACACTCATCATGGTGGGAGAGGAAGATGTGGCAACGACCCCCGAGAAGGCCGAGCGCATTCACGCGCTGATCCCGCGCTCAGGCTTGATCCGTATTCCCGGCGCCGGACATTCATCAACCATCGAGCAACCGGAAATGGTGAACCGAGCGTTGCTCGATTTCTTTGCGGCCAACCGATGA
- a CDS encoding M20/M25/M40 family metallo-hydrolase — MRYARTLAFLILAAALPLGAQQTTPAMVKRLLTGLADDSMQGRATGTPGALRAATMIAAEMKRIGLEPMGDSGFFQRVPVTVGDSVKQFRRTRVPDPTDPAKSTMKVDSSSFTWRVPLKTFTSMAAYDSAPVARRRPSVNVVGVLRGSDPALKAEHILIDAHYDHLGMRGPGVNGDSIYNGADDDASGVTAVLEIARQFAKGPRPKRTVVFAATTGEEVGLVGTNWYIAHPALPLEQMVANLEIEMIMRPDSLAGGSGRAWLTGYERSNMGEMLAANGIPIGPDKRPAQNFFQRSDNIAFARRGIVAHTLSTFNLHTDYHQVTDDASHADYDHMTGVINAGAKAARLLSDGPKPEWKAGGKP, encoded by the coding sequence ATGCGTTACGCTCGCACGCTCGCCTTTCTCATTCTCGCCGCAGCGCTCCCACTCGGCGCGCAGCAGACCACGCCCGCTATGGTGAAGCGGCTCCTCACCGGCCTTGCCGACGACTCCATGCAGGGGCGCGCCACCGGAACGCCCGGCGCGCTGCGTGCGGCGACGATGATTGCCGCCGAGATGAAGCGGATTGGGCTGGAGCCAATGGGAGACTCCGGATTCTTCCAGCGCGTACCGGTTACTGTGGGCGATTCGGTCAAACAATTTCGTCGGACGCGGGTGCCCGATCCGACCGATCCGGCGAAGTCCACCATGAAGGTGGACAGCAGTTCGTTTACGTGGCGGGTACCGCTCAAGACGTTCACTTCAATGGCCGCGTACGATTCTGCGCCGGTGGCGCGCCGTCGTCCGTCGGTGAATGTGGTGGGCGTACTCCGCGGGAGCGATCCCGCCCTGAAGGCCGAACACATTCTGATTGACGCGCACTACGACCACCTGGGCATGCGCGGCCCCGGCGTGAATGGCGACTCCATTTACAACGGCGCCGACGACGACGCCTCCGGTGTGACGGCGGTGCTGGAGATTGCGCGGCAGTTCGCCAAGGGGCCGCGCCCCAAGCGCACCGTGGTGTTTGCGGCGACCACCGGCGAGGAAGTGGGGCTCGTGGGCACCAACTGGTATATCGCGCATCCGGCACTCCCCCTCGAGCAGATGGTGGCGAACCTCGAGATTGAGATGATCATGCGCCCCGACTCACTCGCGGGTGGAAGCGGGCGTGCATGGCTGACCGGCTACGAGCGCTCGAACATGGGCGAAATGCTCGCCGCCAATGGCATTCCGATTGGCCCGGACAAGCGACCGGCGCAGAATTTCTTTCAGCGGAGCGACAACATCGCGTTCGCGCGGCGTGGGATTGTGGCACACACGCTCTCGACGTTCAATCTCCACACCGACTACCACCAGGTGACGGACGACGCGTCGCATGCCGACTACGATCACATGACGGGCGTGATCAACGCCGGTGCAAAGGCGGCTCGCTTGCTCTCCGACGGTCCCAAGCCGGAGTGGAAGGCCGGCGGCAAGCCCTGA